From the Eleutherodactylus coqui strain aEleCoq1 chromosome 7, aEleCoq1.hap1, whole genome shotgun sequence genome, one window contains:
- the LOC136573033 gene encoding uncharacterized protein yields MASRYSCLGSPKKWTLGREGHLQNHIIIFGILGVMCSVFAVGDAWTPGIRVNDTGRNDYSWGWRNSTRTRKQGNFTCEANQKCYIVNITFDGTIWSGNPLSHISSTYRPSYALHKATGQINITSLVKVSCCQRPKELPYLNYSLVIQYVQNCTNTGVQFSFPLNETEVITCGNATEIENRAMWGQFLVFVNINASKIDPGHIKRVPSTCRLVGRDAQKTVIQASVQFPPSRTCPTKRSRRAWYDTLLGGYGALSGTINGFDIETLANRMHNAGSGIKDVLTLQANWMPTIWQPFSMQADVDTIMLDLQDASNKFSYEINSNISNYVNWSICTLQTIYQQQQKNTLQTMLMTGNEQVWRTVFNQTITETDWIQLEAQKMVCNDTLCKGTIFIYNVTKKSVMCKFVVLPLLIGVPEDMHFWVPRFNGIYIDDQNRTHDLSLCDDTLEGTICKVQSAVYEPCLLQNTINVCEWTVLPLTFKMMVEIAPQEVCLASNYPVVPGMVVPFSGCLRNVSALVWENETFVLLPERDKTVAVNWQPLPLNVSNWDLNLTKFKKLLEDTEEVQQHIKLLNKSLATHILSTTVIAGKIVKMGSAIADATSHHWYDIFMGYSSSAQTTLNWLIHPVLALAIVVILLSLWNCFMAYKVFCRRPQILMVSYGK; encoded by the exons atggcttcaaggtacagctgtttgggctcaccaaaaaagtggacacttgggagagaaggccacttacag aatcacataatcatttttggaatccttggcgtcatgtgttcggtgttcgcagtaggtgatgcgtggacgccagggatccgcgtcaatgacaccggaaggaatgactattcgtggggctggaggaattcaacccgaaccaggaagcaaggcaacttcacttgtgaagccaaccagaaatgttatatcgtgaatattacctttgatgggactatctggagtggaaatccattatcgcatataagttcgacctaccgtccttcatatgctctgcataaggcaacgggacaaataaacattacgtcacttgtgaaagtgtcctgctgtcagagaccaaaagagttgccatatctcaattactccctggtgatacaatatgttcagaattgtacaaatacgggagtgcagttttcatttcccttaaatgagacagaagtaattacgtgtgggaatgcaacggagatcgagaatcgggccatgtggggccagttcctggtattcgtgaacattaatgcttctaaaatagatcctggacatataaaaagggttccatccacctgtcgcctggtgggacgagatgctcaaaagactgttatacaagcttccgtgcagtttccaccctcaaggacttgtcctaccaagcgttcccgtcgagcttggtatgataccttactcggaggctacggagcgctttctgggactattaatggttttgatatagagactttagctaatcgaatgcataacgcgggaagtggtattaaagatgtgctcacattgcaggctaactggatgcccactatatggcagccctttagtatgcaagcggatgtggacacaataatgcttgatttgcaagatgcatctaataagttttcatatgaaataaattctaacatatctaactatgttaattggtcaatatgtaccttgcagaccatttatcagcaacaacaaaagaacacacttcaaactatgctcatgactggcaatgagcaggtgtggaggaccgtgttcaatcagactataactgagactgattggatacagttggaggcgcagaaaatggtttgcaatgatacattatgtaaagggaccatattcatatacaatgttactaaaaagagtgtgatgtgtaagtttgtagttctccccttacttataggtgttccagaagatatgcatttctgggtacctagatttaacgggatttacattgatgaccaaaatagaactcatgatttatcattgtgtgatgatacattagaggggaccatatgcaaggtccaatcggctgtttatgaaccatgcttattacaaaatacgatcaatgtatgtgaatggactgtgctgccactcacttttaagatgatggttgaaatagccccacaggaggtatgtttggcaagtaattatcctgttgtacctgggatggttgtcccattttcaggatgcttgcgaaacgtatcggcacttgtttgggaaaatgagacctttgtgttattacctgaacgagacaagacagtggctgtcaattggcaaccactgcctttaaatgtgtcaaattgggatctaaatttgaccaaattcaaaaagttgttagaagacacagaagaagtacagcaacatattaaattgcttaataaatctttggcaacgcatattttaagtactactgtaatagctggcaaaattgtaaagatgggatcggctattgctgatgccacgtcacaccattggtatgacatctttatgggatattcatcatctgcacaaaccactcttaattggctaatacatcctgttttggcattggccatagttgtaatacttttatcgctatggaattgtttcatggcatataaggtattctgtagaagaCCCCaaattttaatggtatcatacggcaagtag